In a single window of the Atribacterota bacterium genome:
- the msrA gene encoding peptide-methionine (S)-S-oxide reductase MsrA yields MIPFLWSRFTLAQEGLERREKATFAGGCFWCIESVFDKVPGVVEAVSGYTGGNKENPTYEEVCSGKTGHVEAVQVTYDPAKVTYQELLNIFWQNIDPTDPGGQFVDRGSQYRTAIFYHNEEQRILAEQSKKALEESGRFGKPIVTEIRPATTFYRAEEYHQDYYKKCPVRYELYRSHSGRDQFKEKYWSKSWKNFHKPPLAVLRQRLNTLQYRVTQENATEPPFQNEYWNNKKEGIYVDIVSGEPLFSSLDKFDSGTGWPSFTKPLEPENIVEVEDRSHFMVRTEVRSRYANSHLGHVFDDGPPPTGKRYCINSAALRFIPKEDLEKEGYGEYLKLFEK; encoded by the coding sequence ATGATACCTTTTCTATGGTCCCGTTTTACCTTAGCCCAGGAAGGGCTGGAACGTCGAGAAAAAGCCACCTTTGCTGGAGGCTGTTTCTGGTGCATAGAGAGCGTCTTTGACAAGGTTCCCGGTGTCGTTGAGGCCGTTTCAGGATACACAGGGGGAAATAAAGAAAATCCCACTTATGAAGAAGTGTGTTCTGGTAAAACCGGTCACGTAGAAGCAGTACAGGTCACCTATGATCCAGCGAAAGTCACCTACCAGGAACTTCTCAACATTTTCTGGCAGAACATTGATCCCACTGACCCAGGGGGTCAATTTGTGGACCGGGGTTCACAGTACCGTACAGCCATTTTCTACCACAACGAGGAGCAACGCATCCTCGCTGAACAGTCCAAAAAAGCACTGGAAGAGTCAGGTCGGTTTGGAAAACCCATTGTTACCGAGATTCGCCCTGCCACTACCTTTTACAGAGCTGAAGAGTACCACCAGGATTACTACAAGAAGTGTCCAGTGCGGTATGAGCTGTACCGTTCACACTCTGGTCGAGACCAGTTCAAAGAAAAGTACTGGTCAAAATCATGGAAGAATTTCCATAAACCTCCATTAGCAGTGCTTCGTCAAAGGCTCAATACCCTGCAATACCGTGTCACCCAGGAAAACGCCACCGAACCACCGTTTCAGAATGAATACTGGAACAACAAAAAAGAAGGGATATATGTAGATATCGTCTCTGGAGAACCGCTCTTTAGTTCCCTTGACAAATTTGACTCTGGTACTGGGTGGCCAAGCTTCACCAAACCATTGGAGCCCGAAAATATCGTCGAAGTTGAAGATCGGAGCCACTTCATGGTCCGTACCGAAGTGCGCAGTCGCTACGCGAATTCCCATTTAGGACACGTTTTCGACGATGGGCCACCACCAACCGGAAAACGGTACTGTATCAATTCTGCAGCGTTACGGTTCATTCCCAAAGAAGATTTAGAAAAAGAAGGATATGGCGAATATCTGAAACTCTTTGAAAAGTAA